Proteins encoded in a region of the Streptomyces sp. NBC_00310 genome:
- a CDS encoding flotillin family protein, producing MSPVVIAVAGVVVLLVLLGLVVVTRYKVAGPSEAFIVTGRRGKQATDPETGRVFTDNSGQKVVVGGGVFVVPFVQQRFTLDLSSRHIPIAVRGAVTLRGVKANLEGVAIVKVGGTEDSIRAAAQRFLMQQDGIVGFTQEVLSGALRAIVGRMSVEDIIRDRAAFAGQVAEEAEASLSGQGLVLDAFQIQDITTEGSYLEDLGRPEAARAKQEADIAEAVARRAAEQARLKAEEEIAIAQRTFALKQAEIKAETDEAAARAAAAGPLAEAARQQEVLAEQEKVATRQAALTDRELDTKVRKPADAARYQAEQEAEARRIALVKEAEATAERARLTGEGEKAQRAALADAVRLEGEAEAAAIGAKGAAEADAMQKKADAFAQYGDAAVLQMLVEVLPQVVAKASEPLSAIDKMTVISTDGASQLSRTVADNVAQGLELLGSTTGVDIAELLKGMTGRVGGAQPTTTAPTQANGKVEITG from the coding sequence ATGAGTCCAGTGGTCATAGCCGTTGCGGGAGTCGTCGTACTCCTCGTGTTGCTCGGCCTCGTCGTGGTCACCCGTTACAAGGTGGCGGGGCCCAGCGAGGCGTTCATCGTCACCGGCCGGCGCGGCAAGCAGGCCACCGACCCGGAGACCGGCCGGGTGTTCACCGACAACAGCGGCCAGAAGGTCGTGGTCGGCGGCGGGGTGTTCGTCGTGCCCTTCGTGCAACAGCGTTTCACCCTGGACCTGTCGTCCCGGCACATTCCGATCGCGGTACGCGGCGCGGTCACCCTGCGCGGAGTCAAGGCGAACCTCGAAGGCGTCGCCATCGTCAAGGTCGGCGGCACCGAGGACTCGATCCGCGCCGCCGCGCAGCGGTTCCTGATGCAGCAGGACGGCATCGTCGGCTTCACCCAGGAAGTGCTGTCGGGCGCGCTGCGGGCCATCGTCGGCCGGATGTCGGTGGAGGACATCATCCGCGACCGTGCCGCGTTCGCCGGTCAGGTCGCCGAGGAGGCCGAGGCGAGCCTGTCCGGGCAGGGCCTGGTGCTGGACGCCTTCCAGATCCAGGACATCACCACCGAGGGCTCCTACCTGGAGGACCTCGGCCGCCCCGAGGCCGCCCGCGCCAAGCAGGAGGCCGACATCGCCGAGGCCGTCGCCCGTCGCGCGGCCGAGCAGGCCCGGCTGAAGGCCGAAGAGGAAATAGCCATCGCCCAGCGGACCTTCGCGCTGAAGCAGGCCGAGATCAAGGCCGAGACCGACGAGGCCGCAGCCCGTGCCGCCGCGGCCGGCCCGCTCGCGGAAGCGGCCCGGCAGCAGGAGGTGCTCGCCGAGCAGGAGAAGGTCGCCACCCGGCAGGCCGCGCTGACCGACCGTGAGCTGGACACCAAGGTCCGCAAGCCCGCCGACGCCGCCCGCTACCAGGCCGAGCAGGAGGCCGAGGCCCGCCGCATCGCGCTGGTCAAGGAGGCCGAGGCGACCGCCGAACGGGCCAGGCTGACCGGTGAGGGCGAGAAGGCACAGCGCGCCGCGCTCGCCGACGCCGTCCGTCTCGAAGGTGAGGCGGAGGCCGCCGCCATCGGCGCCAAGGGTGCCGCCGAGGCCGACGCGATGCAGAAGAAGGCCGACGCCTTCGCCCAGTACGGCGACGCAGCCGTCCTGCAGATGCTGGTGGAGGTACTGCCGCAGGTCGTCGCCAAGGCATCCGAACCGCTCAGCGCGATCGACAAGATGACGGTGATCTCCACCGACGGCGCCAGCCAACTCTCGCGCACGGTCGCCGACAACGTCGCCCAAGGCCTCGAACTCCTCGGTTCAACCACCGGAGTCGACATCGCCGAGCTGCTGAAGGGCATGACCGGCCGGGTCGGTGGTGCGCAGCCCACGACGACGGCGCCCACCCAGGCCAACGGGAAGGTCGAGATCACCGGCTGA
- a CDS encoding helix-turn-helix domain-containing protein, producing MSTVEDFFAQHDDWPWNPPRPGRATFHYLILVTEGELRHDVDHVTRTVAPGQWLWVRPGHAQCWHPPGAARGPFILFEPDVLRPDLARLLAPLTAHEAPAVLSPDPDDAAWLRQTALQLLDEHRALGRRPLDIHHALRRSLLESLLLRLADSPGIAPVGTATAAATARAGRGRADRYGRFLDALELHFRELHQAADYAELLGCSVRTLSRAARDATGKGVRELIDERRLLEARRLLGGARWDARAVAVHLGFTDPANFGRFFRDRTGLTPAAFAARAARTDA from the coding sequence GTGAGTACCGTCGAGGACTTCTTCGCCCAGCACGACGACTGGCCGTGGAACCCGCCCCGTCCGGGCCGTGCCACCTTCCACTACCTGATCCTGGTCACCGAGGGTGAGTTGCGGCACGACGTCGACCACGTCACGCGGACGGTCGCCCCCGGCCAGTGGCTGTGGGTACGTCCCGGGCACGCGCAGTGCTGGCATCCGCCCGGCGCGGCCCGCGGCCCGTTCATCCTGTTCGAACCGGACGTGCTGCGGCCCGACCTCGCCCGTCTCCTGGCCCCGCTCACCGCGCACGAGGCGCCTGCCGTGCTCAGCCCGGACCCCGACGACGCCGCCTGGCTCCGGCAGACGGCGCTCCAGCTCCTGGACGAACACCGCGCCCTGGGGCGCCGCCCCCTCGACATCCACCACGCCCTGCGGCGCAGCCTGCTCGAATCGCTGCTGCTGCGCCTGGCCGACTCCCCGGGCATCGCCCCCGTCGGCACGGCAACGGCCGCGGCCACGGCCCGCGCCGGCCGTGGCCGTGCCGACAGGTACGGGCGCTTCCTGGACGCCCTGGAGCTGCACTTTCGCGAGCTGCATCAAGCCGCGGATTACGCCGAGTTGCTCGGCTGTTCGGTCCGCACCCTGAGCCGTGCCGCCCGGGACGCCACCGGCAAGGGGGTGCGTGAACTCATCGACGAGCGGCGCCTCCTGGAAGCCCGGCGCCTGCTGGGAGGTGCCCGGTGGGACGCCCGGGCTGTGGCTGTCCACCTCGGCTTCACCGATCCCGCGAACTTCGGCCGCTTCTTCCGCGACCGCACCGGTCTCACCCCGGCCGCCTTCGCGGCCCGCGCGGCGAGGACCGACGCGTGA
- a CDS encoding spermidine synthase, which yields MSPRLEEIDWRPTPIGEISLRRRRDPVSGDDVYEVKLGDEYLMSSLFTTGEIALAELALATLPDTGLDVAVGGLGLGYTARAALDDPRVRSLTVIDALAEVIDWHRRHLVPLGARLTSDDRCRLVHGDFFALAADPRGLDPEEPGRRFHAILLDVDHSPRHVLHPRHAALYQPAGLRALAAHLHPGGVFALWSNDPPDEQFTSALTEVFAQAAAHVVDFDNPLQGGTSTNTVYLAGKAPHTP from the coding sequence ATGAGCCCGCGCCTGGAGGAGATCGACTGGCGACCGACACCGATCGGCGAGATCAGTCTGCGCCGACGCCGCGACCCGGTCTCGGGAGACGACGTGTACGAGGTGAAGCTCGGCGACGAGTACCTGATGTCCAGCCTCTTCACGACCGGCGAGATCGCGCTCGCCGAACTCGCCCTGGCGACACTGCCGGACACCGGACTGGACGTAGCCGTCGGCGGACTCGGACTCGGCTACACCGCCCGGGCGGCCCTGGACGACCCCCGGGTGCGCTCGCTGACCGTGATCGACGCGCTCGCCGAAGTCATCGACTGGCACCGGCGGCACCTGGTGCCCCTCGGAGCCCGGCTCACGTCGGACGACCGCTGCCGCCTGGTCCACGGCGACTTCTTCGCGCTGGCCGCCGACCCCCGCGGTCTGGACCCCGAGGAGCCGGGCCGCCGCTTCCACGCCATCCTGCTGGACGTCGACCATTCACCGCGCCATGTGCTCCACCCGCGCCACGCGGCGCTCTACCAGCCCGCCGGGCTCCGCGCCCTCGCCGCTCACCTCCACCCCGGCGGGGTGTTCGCCCTGTGGTCCAACGACCCGCCGGACGAGCAGTTCACCTCCGCACTCACCGAAGTCTTCGCACAAGCGGCGGCCCATGTCGTCGACTTCGACAATCCCCTGCAAGGCGGCACCTCGACCAACACCGTCTACCTGGCCGGCAAGGCACCGCACACGCCGTAG
- a CDS encoding PucR family transcriptional regulator, with the protein MAGRDASEEHDEYLKGYARILANASATGRRLTRSELDSRRALGERAAEAGLGLRVMVGAHMAATRSHWPTGNDVSVDDVLGAAAQAVDAFAEGYERAQRIAVRQEEAARREFIDDLLYGRSDLGRLAQRAERYGLRLSYEHAVAVARGPVAYEEGDAVLREVERALIGRFGDRSILLTTKDGRLVCIAPGDQSEVLAHFAKRAFAATGGGQVGIGRPQSGATGVVQSYEEALNALDLGERLELDEPVLHAADLLVYPVLTRDRQAMADLVENALGPLRGARGGAQPLLDTLTLYFDSGCVSAEAARRLSLSVRAFTYRLERIHKLTGADPSDPVHRYTLQTAVIGARLLDWPTKPN; encoded by the coding sequence ATGGCGGGCCGGGACGCGTCCGAGGAACACGACGAGTACCTGAAGGGGTACGCCCGCATCCTCGCGAACGCCTCGGCGACCGGGCGCCGACTGACCCGAAGCGAACTGGATTCGCGCCGCGCGCTGGGCGAGCGGGCCGCGGAGGCGGGCCTGGGCCTGCGCGTCATGGTCGGCGCCCACATGGCAGCCACCCGGTCGCACTGGCCGACCGGGAACGACGTTTCCGTGGACGACGTGCTGGGCGCCGCGGCACAGGCCGTCGACGCGTTCGCCGAGGGCTATGAGCGGGCGCAGCGGATCGCCGTACGCCAGGAAGAAGCCGCTCGCCGCGAGTTCATCGACGACCTGCTGTACGGCCGCAGCGACCTGGGCCGACTGGCCCAGCGCGCGGAACGCTACGGGCTGCGGCTCTCGTACGAGCACGCGGTCGCCGTGGCCCGCGGCCCGGTCGCGTACGAAGAGGGGGACGCGGTTCTCCGGGAAGTGGAGCGTGCGCTGATCGGCCGGTTCGGCGACCGCAGCATCCTGCTCACCACCAAGGACGGCCGACTGGTGTGCATCGCCCCGGGCGACCAGAGCGAGGTACTCGCCCACTTCGCCAAGCGGGCGTTCGCGGCCACCGGTGGAGGCCAGGTGGGAATCGGCCGCCCGCAATCCGGGGCGACCGGCGTCGTCCAGTCTTACGAGGAGGCGCTCAACGCCCTCGACCTGGGCGAACGCCTCGAACTCGACGAACCTGTGCTGCACGCGGCCGACCTCCTGGTCTACCCCGTCCTCACCCGCGACCGGCAGGCCATGGCCGACCTGGTGGAGAACGCCCTCGGTCCGCTGCGCGGAGCCCGCGGCGGCGCCCAGCCGCTCCTCGACACCCTCACCCTCTATTTCGACTCCGGCTGTGTGTCCGCGGAGGCGGCGCGGCGACTCTCGCTGAGCGTGCGCGCCTTCACCTACCGCCTGGAACGCATCCACAAGCTCACCGGCGCGGACCCCTCCGACCCCGTCCACCGCTACACCCTGCAGACCGCGGTGATCGGCGCCCGGCTGCTGGACTGGCCGACGAAGCCCAACTGA
- a CDS encoding DM13 domain-containing protein, protein MGRVRRGPLTIGLLVAMVVGVGAGLYWFQPWKLWQDETVTESLPGAVVEASRTPEAGPGTSSAPSEPTGAVTLATGELISHEHTTTGTVKLVRLTDGTHVIRLERLDTSNGPDLRVWLTDAPVKEGRAGWHVFDDGAYASLGKLKGNKGSQNYPLPDDVDPTRYTSVTIWCDRFDVSFGAAELAEA, encoded by the coding sequence ATGGGGCGCGTGCGGAGGGGACCGCTGACCATCGGGCTGCTGGTGGCGATGGTCGTGGGCGTGGGGGCAGGGCTGTACTGGTTCCAGCCGTGGAAGCTCTGGCAGGACGAGACGGTGACGGAATCCCTGCCCGGCGCCGTCGTGGAGGCCTCCCGGACCCCGGAAGCCGGCCCAGGAACATCGTCCGCCCCGTCGGAGCCGACCGGAGCCGTGACACTGGCCACCGGTGAGCTGATCAGCCACGAGCACACGACGACGGGCACGGTGAAACTCGTACGGCTCACCGACGGCACCCACGTGATCCGGCTGGAGCGGCTCGACACCAGCAACGGCCCGGACCTGCGCGTATGGCTGACCGACGCCCCGGTGAAGGAGGGCCGGGCCGGCTGGCACGTCTTCGACGACGGCGCGTACGCCAGCCTCGGCAAGCTCAAAGGCAACAAGGGAAGCCAGAACTACCCCCTGCCCGATGACGTCGACCCGACCCGGTACACCAGCGTCACCATCTGGTGCGACCGCTTCGACGTCTCCTTCGGCGCCGCCGAACTCGCCGAAGCCTGA
- a CDS encoding MmcQ/YjbR family DNA-binding protein, giving the protein MNGSALHKTAADCAEELPGAQLEHPFGPDWEVFKVRGKVFMLMTEVPGRPVVILKADPGEAHALRQQYSHITPGYHMNKKHWITLESGEGVDKKLVEELVTDSYRLVVAHLPRAERPVDPHTYGTGTRAAR; this is encoded by the coding sequence ATGAACGGATCGGCCCTGCACAAGACCGCCGCCGACTGCGCGGAGGAACTCCCCGGAGCCCAGCTGGAGCACCCCTTCGGCCCCGACTGGGAGGTCTTCAAGGTGCGCGGCAAGGTGTTCATGCTGATGACCGAAGTCCCGGGGCGTCCCGTCGTGATCCTCAAGGCGGACCCCGGCGAGGCCCACGCCCTGCGGCAGCAGTACAGCCACATCACCCCCGGCTACCACATGAACAAGAAGCACTGGATCACCCTGGAGAGCGGGGAAGGCGTCGACAAGAAGCTGGTCGAGGAACTCGTCACCGACTCCTACCGGCTCGTCGTCGCTCACCTGCCCAGGGCCGAGCGGCCCGTCGACCCGCACACCTACGGCACCGGCACGCGGGCTGCCCGGTGA
- a CDS encoding TetR/AcrR family transcriptional regulator produces the protein MSTPARRRDAAQNRTRILEAARAAVAESNDVPLNEIAKRAGVGQGTLYRHFPNREALLAEVYRRDVEELVVAASALLAGHEPVAALRHWLDRVIDYADIKRGVLAALEAAAWQDLAAHSHNPIEGALGHLLDAGKAAGSIRADLDAHGVLLLIAYLGRLDRDEWESRARPLMNVILDGLSRQDADR, from the coding sequence ATGAGCACGCCAGCACGCCGTCGGGATGCGGCGCAGAACCGGACCCGCATCCTGGAGGCCGCCCGCGCAGCCGTTGCCGAGTCCAACGACGTCCCCCTCAACGAGATCGCCAAGCGCGCCGGTGTAGGACAGGGAACGCTCTACCGGCACTTTCCCAACCGCGAAGCGCTCCTCGCCGAGGTGTACCGGCGCGATGTCGAAGAACTCGTGGTCGCCGCCTCCGCTCTGCTGGCGGGACACGAGCCTGTGGCAGCCTTGCGTCACTGGCTCGACCGAGTGATCGACTACGCCGACATCAAGCGCGGCGTCCTGGCAGCGCTTGAGGCGGCGGCGTGGCAGGACCTTGCCGCCCACAGCCACAACCCCATCGAGGGCGCCCTCGGTCACCTGCTGGACGCCGGTAAAGCGGCAGGTTCCATCCGCGCGGACCTGGACGCCCACGGGGTCCTCCTGCTCATCGCATACCTCGGCCGGCTGGACCGGGATGAGTGGGAATCAAGGGCACGGCCTTTGATGAACGTCATCCTCGACGGTCTTTCCCGACAAGACGCGGACCGGTGA
- a CDS encoding NAD(P)H-binding protein: MTGGVGSRLAARLIEQGDQVVGLHRHTEQAHTLESDGTEPVLGDLTSLSVDTPAARLKGADAAVFTAGASGAGPRQAHAVDGQGVEFTGNRRSEGRSPPVPPRFRLPVRGSPFRTRVHWWWAEHQE, encoded by the coding sequence GTGACCGGCGGCGTCGGCTCCCGCCTCGCCGCACGACTCATCGAACAGGGCGACCAGGTCGTGGGCCTCCACCGCCATACCGAGCAGGCGCACACCCTGGAATCCGACGGAACAGAGCCGGTTCTCGGCGACCTGACGTCGCTCAGCGTGGACACTCCAGCCGCCCGTCTGAAAGGTGCCGACGCAGCCGTCTTCACCGCGGGCGCGAGCGGAGCCGGCCCGCGACAGGCGCACGCTGTCGACGGGCAGGGCGTGGAATTCACCGGCAACCGCCGCAGCGAAGGCAGGAGTCCACCTGTTCCTCCTCGCTTCCGCCTTCCCGTGCGCGGCTCGCCCTTCCGGACACGTGTCCATTGGTGGTGGGCGGAACATCAGGAGTGA
- a CDS encoding alcohol dehydrogenase catalytic domain-containing protein: MSQSTAAGGAAQATMRAVVVTRPGGLDALEIKDVPVPVRKPGWVRIRVKAFGVNESEVTTRKGESDAEVTYPRVPGIEGVGVVDEADEDSGLRAGRQVATMMGGMGRSYDGAYAQYVTVPAAQVIPFETGLPWEVVGALPEMFQTAYGSLTTGLDLKAGQTLLIRGGTSTVGLSVATIAKDLGATVLSTTRSPDRAGELRAAGADHALVDSGTIADQVSELMPEGVDAVLELVGCSVLADTLRTVRRHGTVCFTGALAGQWTIPDFTPFMIPNGVRLTSYGGQAADLPADVFAHQLQAIAAGRLNVPVAKVYHGLEQVRDAQADVESGTTPGKHVVVLDG, encoded by the coding sequence ATGAGCCAATCGACAGCAGCCGGCGGCGCCGCACAGGCGACGATGCGGGCCGTCGTCGTCACCCGGCCCGGCGGCCTCGACGCACTGGAGATCAAGGACGTGCCGGTGCCCGTACGCAAGCCCGGCTGGGTGCGGATCAGGGTGAAGGCGTTCGGTGTCAACGAGTCCGAGGTCACCACCCGCAAGGGTGAGTCGGACGCGGAGGTCACCTACCCGCGGGTGCCCGGCATCGAGGGCGTCGGCGTGGTCGATGAGGCCGACGAGGACAGCGGGCTGCGGGCGGGCCGGCAGGTGGCCACGATGATGGGCGGCATGGGCCGCTCGTACGACGGCGCGTACGCCCAGTACGTGACCGTCCCCGCAGCACAGGTCATCCCGTTCGAGACCGGCCTGCCGTGGGAGGTCGTCGGTGCGCTGCCGGAGATGTTCCAGACCGCCTACGGATCGCTGACCACCGGCCTGGACCTCAAGGCCGGGCAGACGCTGCTGATCCGCGGCGGCACTTCCACGGTCGGGCTGAGCGTGGCCACGATCGCGAAGGACCTCGGAGCCACCGTGCTGTCCACCACCCGCAGCCCGGACCGGGCCGGGGAACTGCGGGCCGCGGGCGCCGACCATGCCCTCGTCGACAGCGGCACGATCGCCGACCAGGTGAGCGAGTTGATGCCGGAGGGTGTCGACGCCGTACTGGAGCTGGTGGGCTGCTCGGTCCTCGCCGACACCCTCCGCACCGTCCGCCGCCACGGCACCGTCTGCTTCACCGGAGCCCTGGCGGGCCAGTGGACGATCCCCGACTTCACCCCGTTCATGATCCCCAACGGGGTGCGGCTGACTTCCTACGGCGGTCAGGCCGCCGACCTCCCGGCCGACGTCTTCGCCCACCAGCTCCAGGCCATCGCCGCAGGGCGCCTCAACGTCCCGGTCGCGAAGGTCTACCACGGCCTGGAACAGGTCCGTGACGCCCAGGCCGACGTCGAGTCCGGCACCACGCCGGGCAAGCACGTCGTCGTCCTGGACGGCTGA
- a CDS encoding MmcQ/YjbR family DNA-binding protein — MSAAGDRLQDTARQAALALPDVSHGYPFTPGLDVYKVAGKVFLIVTDDPDDQIITVKCEPEPARAHVRGHASITPGRYLDKRHWISLGPGPGITERLITDAVEDSYDLVAERLPRRDRPGAR; from the coding sequence GTGAGCGCGGCCGGCGACCGGCTCCAGGACACCGCCCGCCAGGCGGCCCTGGCCCTCCCCGACGTCAGCCACGGATACCCCTTCACTCCGGGACTCGACGTGTACAAGGTCGCGGGCAAGGTGTTCCTGATCGTCACCGACGACCCGGACGATCAGATCATCACGGTCAAGTGCGAACCCGAACCCGCCCGCGCTCACGTACGCGGCCACGCCTCGATCACACCGGGCCGCTATCTCGACAAACGCCACTGGATCTCACTGGGACCAGGCCCCGGCATCACCGAGCGGCTGATCACCGACGCGGTCGAGGATTCCTACGACCTGGTCGCCGAGCGACTGCCGCGACGCGACCGCCCCGGTGCCCGATGA
- a CDS encoding cyclophilin-like fold protein, with translation MRIRLTAGETVLNATLDDNATARDFASLLPLTLQMNDLLEREKYGHLPRSLAGGGKPQFGYEIGSIIYWSPGPGIAIFYDHDGQSVPDPGIVILGEIDSGADAFKKYDGTVDVTIEAID, from the coding sequence ATGAGAATCCGACTGACCGCCGGAGAAACCGTCCTCAACGCAACCCTCGACGACAACGCGACGGCACGCGACTTCGCCTCACTGCTTCCGCTGACGCTGCAGATGAACGACCTGCTCGAGCGCGAGAAGTACGGTCACCTGCCCCGGTCTCTCGCCGGGGGAGGCAAGCCGCAGTTCGGCTACGAGATCGGCAGCATCATCTACTGGTCACCCGGTCCCGGCATCGCCATCTTCTATGACCACGACGGCCAGTCCGTCCCCGACCCCGGCATCGTCATCCTCGGCGAAATCGACTCGGGGGCCGATGCCTTCAAGAAGTACGACGGCACGGTCGACGTCACCATCGAGGCCATCGACTGA
- a CDS encoding TerD family protein: protein MSGDRQGVVKAEVRLKWDPSSWEQPPHHLDIIATTYSTDAPYGRPVYVVHFDSRSPDGTINMSRHSQTGQGFGYVEVMTLEFDRLAPSFARVVVGVAIHQDSGPKTFGDISNAGVLVVEGYKELLKDDLAQVSGSTAATVAEFTRDASGTWEFHGTVRGFDSDPLLFTAEMGSAPQP, encoded by the coding sequence GTGAGCGGCGACAGGCAGGGAGTGGTGAAGGCCGAAGTACGGCTCAAGTGGGACCCGAGTTCCTGGGAGCAGCCACCGCACCACCTCGATATCATCGCCACGACCTACTCGACGGATGCCCCCTACGGGCGGCCCGTGTACGTCGTCCATTTCGACAGCCGCTCGCCGGACGGCACCATCAACATGAGCCGGCACAGCCAGACCGGTCAGGGCTTCGGCTACGTCGAAGTGATGACCCTGGAGTTCGATCGCCTCGCTCCCTCCTTCGCGCGGGTGGTCGTGGGCGTGGCGATCCACCAGGACAGCGGCCCCAAGACCTTCGGCGACATATCGAACGCCGGAGTACTGGTTGTCGAGGGGTACAAGGAGCTCCTCAAGGACGACCTCGCGCAGGTCTCCGGATCCACCGCGGCGACGGTCGCGGAGTTCACCCGGGATGCTTCCGGAACCTGGGAATTCCACGGGACGGTCCGAGGCTTCGACAGCGACCCCCTGCTCTTCACCGCGGAGATGGGCAGCGCCCCACAGCCCTGA
- a CDS encoding SDR family oxidoreductase has translation MNRLAGKRALITGGTSGIGLETARRFIAEGADVLVTGVTPASIDKARQILGDKVPVVQADARDLDAQRGLAEWVREHFGQLDVAFLNAGVSDWRPFEDHTEDSYDRLFDINVKSVFFLTQALVPVLANPSSVILNASNSAHGGYGHSNAYAATKAAVASLMRSWNADLLRSHGIRFNAVSPGPVDTPLYSGSKLGIEDPDQRKAVLEVISSGIPLGRMGMPEEVAEAVVYLASDASAFAVGQDLILDGGQTVL, from the coding sequence ATGAATCGTCTTGCGGGCAAGCGCGCCCTCATCACCGGCGGCACGAGTGGGATCGGTCTGGAGACCGCGCGGCGTTTTATCGCGGAGGGGGCCGACGTGCTGGTCACAGGGGTCACCCCGGCCAGCATCGACAAGGCGCGGCAGATCCTCGGGGACAAGGTGCCGGTGGTGCAGGCCGATGCGCGCGATCTCGATGCACAGCGCGGCCTGGCGGAGTGGGTGCGTGAGCACTTCGGACAACTGGACGTGGCGTTCCTGAACGCCGGCGTCTCGGACTGGCGGCCGTTCGAGGATCACACGGAGGACAGCTACGACCGGCTCTTCGACATCAACGTCAAGAGCGTCTTCTTCCTCACGCAGGCCCTGGTGCCCGTGCTGGCCAACCCGTCCTCGGTCATCCTCAACGCGTCCAACAGTGCGCACGGCGGTTACGGTCACTCAAACGCCTACGCCGCGACAAAGGCGGCTGTCGCCTCCCTGATGCGGTCGTGGAACGCGGACCTGCTCAGGTCGCACGGCATCCGGTTCAACGCGGTCAGCCCCGGCCCCGTGGACACCCCGCTGTACTCCGGCTCCAAGCTCGGAATCGAGGATCCCGACCAGCGGAAGGCGGTTCTGGAGGTGATCAGCTCCGGCATCCCCCTGGGTCGCATGGGCATGCCCGAGGAGGTCGCGGAAGCCGTCGTGTATCTGGCTTCCGATGCCTCCGCCTTCGCTGTGGGCCAGGACCTTATCCTGGACGGCGGCCAGACCGTCCTCTGA
- a CDS encoding TetR/AcrR family transcriptional regulator, with the protein MSVADRDRAETGGDTCQAGYHAQIKAENRARIIRAARDLFLARGYDKTSLAQIAREARVSTGTLFKRYPSKAALFAAVTSEQWQLDVQYAAPPPPGDPRYGLDHIGRDYACLVSRPGTAALCRLIITELPQMPELADIVGTGFAIDRGPFFDRLRDYLDAEAQAGTLDFRSADGQTQPTSAVAEQFLGMICGQLLWPQLVRTDFVPPDPTDTTIVDEAVALMLTRYRTES; encoded by the coding sequence ATGTCGGTGGCGGACCGTGACCGAGCGGAAACCGGTGGCGATACGTGCCAGGCCGGGTATCACGCGCAGATCAAAGCGGAGAACCGCGCGCGCATCATCCGCGCCGCCCGCGACCTCTTCCTCGCCCGGGGATACGACAAGACCTCCCTGGCCCAGATCGCCAGGGAGGCCCGCGTCTCCACCGGCACCCTCTTCAAGCGGTACCCCTCCAAGGCCGCGCTGTTCGCGGCCGTCACCTCCGAACAGTGGCAGCTGGACGTGCAGTACGCCGCACCGCCCCCGCCCGGCGATCCCCGGTACGGTCTGGACCACATCGGCCGCGACTACGCCTGTCTGGTCTCGCGGCCCGGCACGGCGGCGCTGTGCCGCCTCATCATCACCGAACTTCCGCAGATGCCGGAACTCGCCGACATCGTCGGCACCGGCTTCGCCATCGACCGCGGACCCTTCTTCGACCGGCTCCGCGACTACCTGGACGCCGAAGCACAGGCCGGCACACTCGACTTCCGCTCGGCCGACGGACAGACACAGCCGACATCCGCCGTGGCCGAACAGTTCCTCGGCATGATCTGCGGCCAGCTCCTGTGGCCTCAACTCGTACGGACCGACTTCGTCCCGCCCGACCCCACCGACACCACGATCGTGGACGAAGCCGTCGCCCTCATGCTCACCCGCTATCGCACCGAATCCTGA